A genomic window from Haladaptatus caseinilyticus includes:
- a CDS encoding chymotrypsin family serine protease, giving the protein MTHTEDFEDLLDCKNVLGVEYDDETNTLTVFVSQKLPDSELADEDNVKKRVTDVNLEVEDAGFDEERDGFDALSHAEPVPEAQANRHDRHRPVVAGVSEINAKETAATAGPYPARVTDTKTANWSADVSEGDLVRLSNNHVYARINDAEFGEPIVQPSPRDGGGLPDDKTGELLGYVTVEDGAVVDVSARSADPEQDSAEYHELDDSWPTTVRREDYRSMKGKTVAKTGRTTGVTRSQVKATSASVRVKFGDAGTLTLRDQCIAGAMSKGGDSGSPVFLDSSGELVGLLFAGSSRQTIFNKIANVESELGVELLAEESGEGGDGGSGGDDGDRDDDDGGEDGSFTYRETLSETVSVAVGSPQLSLVSFSVAGSPTSGQQASATARVSGSAKGTAWLAVDGDRTTFELSETHVRGNRFVRNVRVTVTIPESVGDSFDVNVEGGYVLNE; this is encoded by the coding sequence ATGACTCATACTGAAGACTTCGAAGACCTTCTCGATTGCAAAAACGTCCTTGGCGTCGAATACGACGACGAGACGAACACACTCACCGTTTTCGTCTCCCAAAAGCTTCCGGACAGCGAACTCGCCGACGAGGACAACGTAAAAAAGCGCGTCACCGACGTCAACCTCGAGGTCGAAGACGCGGGGTTCGACGAGGAGCGCGACGGGTTCGACGCGCTCTCGCACGCCGAACCCGTCCCCGAAGCACAGGCGAACCGTCACGACCGGCACCGTCCGGTGGTCGCTGGTGTCAGCGAAATAAACGCGAAGGAGACGGCGGCCACCGCCGGACCGTATCCGGCCCGCGTGACGGACACGAAAACGGCGAACTGGAGCGCCGACGTTTCCGAGGGCGACCTCGTTCGGCTCTCGAACAACCACGTTTACGCTCGAATCAACGACGCCGAGTTCGGCGAACCGATCGTCCAACCGTCCCCGCGAGACGGCGGGGGCCTCCCGGACGACAAGACCGGCGAACTGCTCGGCTACGTCACCGTCGAGGACGGCGCGGTGGTTGACGTGTCGGCCCGGTCGGCCGACCCGGAACAGGACTCGGCGGAGTACCACGAACTGGACGATTCGTGGCCCACGACCGTTCGACGCGAGGACTATCGCTCGATGAAGGGAAAGACGGTCGCGAAAACCGGACGAACGACCGGGGTCACACGGAGTCAGGTCAAGGCGACCAGTGCGAGCGTCCGGGTGAAGTTCGGCGACGCCGGGACGCTGACGCTCCGCGACCAGTGCATCGCGGGTGCGATGTCGAAAGGCGGCGATAGCGGGTCGCCCGTCTTCCTCGATTCGTCCGGTGAACTCGTCGGTCTGCTCTTTGCAGGGTCGTCGCGCCAGACGATCTTCAACAAGATCGCCAACGTCGAATCGGAGTTGGGCGTCGAACTGCTGGCCGAGGAGTCGGGCGAAGGCGGAGACGGTGGAAGCGGTGGAGACGACGGAGATAGGGACGATGACGACGGCGGAGAAGATGGTTCGTTCACCTATCGTGAGACGCTATCCGAAACCGTTTCCGTCGCGGTGGGCAGTCCACAGCTCTCGCTGGTGTCGTTTTCCGTGGCCGGGTCGCCCACGTCGGGGCAGCAGGCATCGGCGACCGCACGGGTGTCCGGGAGCGCCAAGGGAACTGCGTGGCTCGCAGTGGACGGTGACCGGACGACGTTCGAACTGAGCGAAACACACGTCCGCGGAAATCGGTTCGTCCGAAACGTGCGCGTGACGGTTACGATTCCCGAATCGGTCGGTGATTCCTTCGATGTAAACGTCGAAGGTGGATACGTTCTGAACGAGTAA
- a CDS encoding PhzF family phenazine biosynthesis protein, whose amino-acid sequence MQTLRTLLVDAFTDEPLAGNAAGVVPDADGLTDDQMQAIARELSVSETAFFSESDDADRKVRYFTPTTEVDLCGHATIASHVHLFDDGVISPGTHTLETNVGVLDIDVEDDGTVWMTQDDLEIETVELEYDRLGDVLGIDPAALQDVGADIPMAVASTGLPFLMVPINFLEHVSAAAPEMSAVETLCEEVGAVGLYAFTFDAIGLETTLHGRMFAPLAGIPEDPVTGTASGAVGAYLRETDAFDEFPEELRLEQGHFVDRPGLVRVRVSENGVRVGGRATTAFDGRLVVPEAADDGIIEL is encoded by the coding sequence ATGCAAACGCTTCGAACCCTCCTCGTGGATGCGTTCACCGACGAACCGCTGGCCGGTAACGCGGCGGGAGTCGTCCCGGACGCCGACGGCCTGACCGACGACCAGATGCAAGCTATCGCCCGCGAACTCTCCGTCAGCGAGACGGCGTTTTTCTCCGAGAGCGACGACGCGGACCGCAAGGTTCGGTACTTTACCCCGACGACGGAGGTGGACCTCTGTGGGCACGCGACCATCGCCTCGCACGTCCATCTGTTCGATGACGGGGTCATCTCGCCCGGAACGCATACCCTCGAAACGAACGTCGGCGTACTGGATATCGACGTGGAGGACGACGGCACCGTCTGGATGACCCAAGATGACCTGGAAATCGAGACGGTCGAGCTGGAGTACGACCGGCTGGGCGATGTGCTGGGGATCGACCCGGCTGCCCTGCAGGATGTCGGTGCGGATATTCCGATGGCGGTGGCTTCGACCGGACTCCCCTTCCTGATGGTACCCATCAACTTCCTCGAACACGTGAGCGCGGCGGCACCGGAGATGTCCGCAGTCGAAACCCTGTGTGAAGAAGTCGGTGCGGTCGGACTCTACGCCTTCACGTTCGACGCAATCGGTCTCGAAACGACACTCCACGGACGGATGTTCGCCCCGCTGGCGGGGATTCCGGAAGATCCCGTCACCGGAACCGCCAGCGGGGCGGTCGGTGCGTATCTGCGTGAGACGGACGCGTTCGACGAATTTCCCGAGGAACTCAGACTCGAACAGGGCCATTTCGTTGACCGGCCGGGCCTCGTCCGCGTGCGTGTAAGCGAAAACGGTGTACGGGTCGGTGGCCGGGCAACGACGGCATTCGACGGTCGGTTGGTCGTCCCCGAAGCGGCGGACGACGGTATCATCGAACTGTAA
- a CDS encoding phosphoribosyltransferase has translation MSDLPDDFKCTITNWDYIYGLCRDVSEQVKVSDFEPDVIVALARGGWFAGRCICDFLGLDDLTSLKMEHYVGTAQKTGEPEVRYPMPEGSVEGKDVLIIDDIADTGGSIKHAEEYVTDRDAGEVRTATLQLLQTSEFEPDYVGEQLEEWAWIVYPWNFIEDMIDITSGALDRADEDVFSKDDVRHYLSEYHDVERIQMEIAQPDRLDEVLTEMVRRGLLSRKDGEWRLLEKATGGQ, from the coding sequence ATGAGCGACCTGCCGGACGACTTCAAATGCACGATTACCAACTGGGACTACATCTACGGTCTCTGTCGCGACGTGAGCGAGCAGGTGAAAGTCTCCGACTTCGAACCGGACGTTATCGTCGCGCTCGCCCGCGGCGGTTGGTTCGCCGGACGGTGCATCTGTGACTTCCTCGGCCTGGACGACCTGACGAGCCTCAAGATGGAACATTACGTCGGGACGGCCCAGAAAACGGGGGAGCCCGAAGTCCGCTATCCGATGCCGGAAGGAAGCGTCGAGGGCAAAGACGTGCTCATCATCGACGACATCGCGGACACCGGAGGTTCCATCAAACACGCCGAGGAGTACGTGACTGACCGGGACGCCGGTGAAGTCAGGACGGCAACGCTACAACTGCTACAGACCAGCGAGTTCGAACCAGATTACGTCGGCGAGCAGCTCGAAGAGTGGGCCTGGATCGTCTATCCGTGGAACTTCATCGAGGACATGATAGACATCACCAGCGGTGCGCTGGACAGGGCGGACGAGGACGTGTTCTCGAAGGACGACGTTCGCCACTACCTCAGCGAATACCACGACGTCGAACGTATCCAGATGGAAATCGCGCAGCCTGATCGACTGGACGAGGTGCTCACGGAGATGGTTCGGCGCGGTCTGCTGTCGCGCAAAGACGGCGAATGGCGACTGCTGGAGAAAGCGACTGGCGGACAGTAG
- the smc gene encoding chromosome segregation protein SMC, producing the protein MHIKKLVLDKFKSFGRKTEIPFYEDFTVVTGPNGSGKSNIIDSILFALGLARTRGIRAEKLTDLIYNPGYDEGEGTKNGPLEASVEVVLDNSDGTLDRTQVVNAAGTDNVGDTNEITIKRRVKQTEDNYYSYYYLNGRSVNLSDIQDLLAQAGVTPEGYNVVMQGDVTGIINMTPFERREIIDEIAGVAEFDAKKDAALEELEVVKDRVEEAELRIEEKEDRLDQLRDERETALEYKGLREEKEEYEGYLKAAELEEKRADLDATRDDIEDRKEELVSLQRELDEREGKVVRLEDQLEELNTEIERKGEDEQLAIKSEIEEVKGEISRLEDKIESAEEKIQDAENNRRQAFVEIDRKQETVDDLDGDIRDIKIEKASVKGEIGTKEAKLAEIEEEIENVDTEYDEVKSDLAEKKDALEDERSEKNELQREKDRLLDEARRRSDAVNQKQNELDSSRERIPQIETELDDLADELLKAERNAEQIGDVVADLKAEKRELQSDLDSVENELQSKQQDYAKLDARAEESGDSSYGRAVSTILNGGLDGVHGTIAQLGSVGQQYATACETAAGGRMSQVVVDDDGVGQRCIEYLKNRNAGRATFLPITKMRDRRLPSVPDMPGVVDFAYNLIDFDSEYSGVFSYVVGDTLVVEDMETARELMGDFRLVTLSGELVEKSGAMTGGSTSGSRYSFSASGKGQLERVARQINELEEERQSIRESIHGVEDRLDDARDRQTDATDQVRAIETDIERKEDELESIEETIESLQDEIEDVQEERESVNDRMQELEGEISSHEGTIADIEDDIADLESELADSKIPELSSKADEIEAEIDELTDRMDSLDGRLNELQLEKQYAEDAIDDLHDDIESAQNRKAEQEERIEEFESNIEDREETLEAKRAAVSELEDELAELKEERSDLKEELGQAKRKRDEQQSQVEAVENRLGSLKRSANRLEEDVAELREEVGEYDPEDVPDHDEVRTNIDRLERQMEALEPVNMLAIDEYDEVENELDDLKERKATLVEERDGIRERIDSYESQKKETFMEAFDAIDSQFRDIFTRLSAGSGELFLENEDDPFDGGLTMKAQPGDKPVQRLDAMSGGEKSLTALAFIFAIQRYNPAPFYALDEVDAFLDAVNAERVGEMVDELAGDAQFVVVSHRSAMLERSERAIGVTMQGNNVSSVTGIRLDGEQEVPADD; encoded by the coding sequence ATGCACATCAAAAAGCTCGTCCTCGACAAATTCAAGAGCTTCGGCCGGAAGACCGAAATCCCGTTTTACGAGGATTTCACCGTGGTTACCGGCCCGAACGGGTCCGGAAAGAGCAACATCATCGACAGCATCCTTTTCGCGCTCGGACTCGCCAGAACGAGAGGCATCCGTGCCGAGAAACTCACCGATCTGATTTACAATCCCGGCTACGACGAGGGCGAGGGCACGAAAAACGGCCCGCTCGAAGCCTCCGTCGAGGTCGTTCTGGACAATTCGGACGGAACCCTCGACCGAACACAGGTCGTCAACGCCGCCGGGACGGACAATGTCGGTGACACCAACGAAATCACCATCAAGCGCAGGGTAAAACAGACCGAGGACAACTACTACTCGTACTACTACCTGAACGGACGGTCGGTCAACCTCTCCGACATTCAGGACCTGCTCGCACAGGCCGGTGTGACGCCGGAAGGATACAACGTCGTCATGCAAGGCGATGTAACTGGCATCATCAACATGACGCCGTTCGAGCGCCGCGAAATCATCGACGAAATCGCCGGTGTCGCGGAGTTCGACGCGAAAAAGGACGCCGCGTTGGAGGAACTCGAGGTCGTCAAGGACCGCGTCGAGGAGGCCGAACTCAGAATCGAGGAGAAAGAAGACCGACTCGATCAACTGCGTGACGAACGCGAAACGGCACTCGAATACAAAGGCCTCCGCGAGGAAAAAGAGGAGTACGAGGGCTACCTGAAAGCCGCGGAACTCGAGGAGAAACGGGCGGACCTCGATGCGACTCGCGACGATATCGAGGACCGCAAGGAGGAGCTTGTCTCCCTCCAGCGCGAACTGGACGAGAGAGAGGGCAAAGTCGTCCGACTCGAAGATCAGTTAGAGGAACTCAATACGGAAATCGAGCGCAAAGGCGAGGACGAACAACTCGCCATCAAAAGCGAAATCGAGGAGGTCAAGGGCGAGATTTCGCGGCTCGAAGACAAGATCGAATCCGCCGAGGAGAAGATTCAGGACGCCGAAAACAATCGGCGACAGGCGTTCGTCGAAATCGACCGCAAGCAAGAGACGGTGGACGATTTGGACGGCGACATCCGCGACATCAAAATCGAGAAAGCCTCGGTGAAAGGCGAAATCGGCACGAAGGAAGCGAAACTCGCCGAAATCGAGGAAGAAATCGAGAACGTCGATACCGAGTACGACGAGGTGAAATCCGACCTCGCCGAGAAGAAGGACGCCCTCGAGGACGAAAGGAGTGAGAAAAACGAACTCCAGCGCGAGAAAGACCGGCTGTTGGACGAGGCTCGGCGGCGCTCCGATGCGGTAAATCAAAAACAGAACGAACTCGATTCGTCCCGCGAACGAATCCCGCAGATCGAAACCGAACTGGACGATCTCGCCGACGAACTGCTGAAAGCCGAACGGAACGCCGAGCAAATCGGCGACGTGGTCGCCGATTTGAAGGCCGAAAAACGTGAACTCCAATCCGACCTCGACTCGGTCGAAAACGAGTTACAGTCGAAACAGCAAGACTACGCCAAACTCGACGCCCGCGCCGAAGAAAGCGGCGACTCCTCGTACGGACGTGCCGTTTCGACCATCCTGAACGGTGGTCTCGACGGTGTTCACGGGACGATTGCCCAACTCGGAAGCGTCGGACAGCAGTATGCCACCGCCTGTGAGACTGCGGCCGGTGGCCGGATGTCGCAGGTCGTCGTGGACGATGACGGCGTCGGTCAGCGCTGTATCGAATACTTGAAGAACCGAAACGCGGGCCGTGCGACGTTCCTCCCGATTACGAAGATGCGTGACCGACGACTGCCGTCGGTTCCCGACATGCCCGGTGTGGTCGATTTCGCGTACAACCTCATCGACTTCGATTCGGAGTATTCCGGCGTGTTCTCCTACGTCGTCGGCGACACCTTGGTCGTGGAGGACATGGAAACCGCCCGCGAACTGATGGGCGACTTCCGCCTCGTCACGCTGTCGGGTGAACTGGTCGAAAAGAGCGGCGCGATGACCGGTGGTTCGACCAGTGGCTCGCGCTATTCGTTTTCCGCGTCCGGAAAGGGTCAACTGGAACGCGTCGCCCGCCAAATCAACGAGCTGGAAGAAGAACGCCAGTCGATTCGAGAGTCCATCCACGGCGTCGAAGACAGGCTGGACGACGCTCGCGACCGACAGACCGACGCGACCGACCAAGTCCGCGCTATCGAGACCGACATCGAACGAAAGGAGGACGAACTCGAATCCATCGAGGAGACCATCGAGTCGCTCCAGGACGAAATCGAAGACGTACAGGAAGAACGCGAGTCGGTGAACGACCGGATGCAGGAACTCGAAGGAGAGATCTCGTCCCACGAGGGGACGATTGCGGACATCGAGGACGACATCGCGGACCTCGAATCCGAACTCGCGGACTCGAAGATACCCGAATTGTCGAGCAAGGCCGACGAAATCGAGGCCGAAATCGACGAGCTAACGGATCGAATGGACTCCTTGGATGGCAGATTGAACGAACTGCAACTGGAAAAGCAGTACGCCGAAGACGCCATCGACGACCTGCACGACGATATCGAATCCGCACAGAATCGCAAGGCTGAACAGGAAGAGCGCATCGAGGAGTTCGAATCGAACATCGAGGACCGCGAGGAGACGCTCGAAGCGAAGCGAGCGGCGGTCTCCGAACTCGAAGATGAACTCGCCGAACTCAAGGAGGAACGTTCCGACCTGAAGGAGGAACTCGGCCAAGCGAAACGGAAACGGGACGAACAACAATCGCAGGTCGAAGCGGTCGAGAATCGGCTCGGAAGCCTCAAGCGAAGCGCGAATCGTCTCGAAGAGGACGTGGCCGAACTCCGTGAGGAGGTCGGCGAGTACGACCCCGAGGACGTTCCCGACCACGACGAAGTCCGAACCAACATCGACCGTCTCGAACGCCAAATGGAGGCGCTCGAACCAGTCAACATGCTCGCCATCGACGAGTACGACGAGGTCGAAAACGAGCTGGACGACTTGAAGGAACGCAAGGCGACGCTCGTCGAGGAACGAGATGGCATCCGCGAACGAATCGATTCCTACGAATCACAGAAGAAGGAGACGTTCATGGAGGCGTTCGATGCCATCGACTCCCAGTTCCGAGATATCTTCACCCGCCTCTCGGCCGGGTCGGGTGAACTGTTTCTCGAAAACGAGGACGACCCGTTCGATGGCGGCCTGACGATGAAGGCCCAACCCGGCGACAAGCCGGTGCAGCGACTCGACGCGATGAGCGGCGGCGAGAAGTCGCTCACCGCGCTCGCGTTTATCTTTGCCATCCAGCGATACAATCCCGCACCGTTCTACGCGCTGGACGAGGTTGACGCCTTCCTCGACGCTGTCAACGCCGAGCGCGTCGGCGAGATGGTCGACGAACTCGCGGGGGATGCCCAGTTCGTCGTCGTCTCGCATCGCTCCGCGATGCTCGAACGGTCCGAGCGCGCGATCGGCGTGACGATGCAGGGCAACAACGTGAGTAGTGTCACCGGTATCCGACTGGACGGTGAACAGGAGGTGCCCGCCGATGACTGA
- the mtnP gene encoding S-methyl-5'-thioadenosine phosphorylase, translating to MIGFIGGSGIYEALPLENTREKEVTTPFGEPSAPVTIGEIAGKEVAFLPRHGPKHQRTPTEAPYRANIYALKELGVERILASNAVGSLREELPPQTLVIPDQIFDRTKHRTPTFFGSGMVVHMPFADPYCPHMVEHLSESSDEATDADHHSGGTYVCIEGPQYSTRAESEFYRDQGFEIIGMTAIPEAKLAREAEMCYATVAGVTDYDVWKSDSEVTLEEVLENAAENEDAIKEVVEHAIRELPDERDCDCGNALEGTINTPTEAIPEEKREEVELLAGQYLD from the coding sequence ATGATCGGTTTCATCGGCGGAAGCGGCATCTACGAAGCACTCCCACTCGAAAATACCCGCGAAAAAGAAGTAACGACGCCGTTCGGCGAACCGAGCGCGCCGGTCACTATCGGCGAAATCGCCGGAAAGGAAGTCGCGTTTCTGCCCCGGCACGGCCCGAAACACCAGCGAACGCCCACGGAAGCACCGTATCGGGCGAACATCTACGCCTTGAAAGAACTCGGCGTTGAACGGATCCTGGCCAGCAACGCAGTCGGCAGCCTGCGCGAGGAACTGCCGCCACAGACCCTCGTGATTCCCGATCAGATTTTCGACCGGACGAAACACCGGACGCCGACGTTCTTCGGCAGCGGGATGGTCGTTCACATGCCCTTCGCGGACCCGTACTGCCCACACATGGTCGAACACCTCTCGGAATCGAGCGACGAAGCGACCGATGCGGACCACCACTCGGGTGGAACCTACGTCTGCATCGAGGGACCCCAGTACTCGACGCGTGCGGAGAGCGAGTTCTACCGCGACCAAGGCTTCGAGATCATCGGTATGACGGCGATTCCGGAGGCAAAACTCGCCCGCGAAGCGGAGATGTGCTACGCAACGGTGGCTGGCGTCACCGACTACGACGTGTGGAAATCGGACAGCGAAGTCACGTTGGAGGAAGTGCTCGAAAACGCCGCGGAGAACGAGGATGCCATCAAGGAAGTCGTCGAGCACGCGATTCGGGAGCTACCGGACGAGCGCGACTGTGACTGTGGCAACGCTCTGGAAGGCACCATCAACACCCCGACGGAAGCGATTCCGGAAGAGAAGCGTGAGGAAGTCGAACTGCTCGCCGGACAGTACCTCGACTGA
- a CDS encoding segregation/condensation protein A — MTDGDIPLDIAGHDERKRGRASDGREDVDALVPDEHTADDDEDEPVELLVQLAEDGEIEPWDIDIVDVTDKFLARLDEADLRTSGRALFYASVLLRMKSDALLADDEPEEEELDPWEAPMAMDASMDDGGFDPVASLEDEMERRLDRKHARGNPETLDELVRDLRERERGSWWKESRTYDTSDSPQGFRRGTQTLDYHSGDDMRFDDEPTESEVTGTTHDEDIEAVIDDVQSALVTQYEAGRTEVLYAEIEGVGPSRVETYLALLFLAHRSFLTLDQDDLFGDLWVQDARDAEEEQPPELLAD; from the coding sequence ATGACTGACGGCGACATTCCCCTCGATATCGCGGGTCACGACGAACGCAAGCGTGGGCGAGCGAGCGACGGTCGAGAGGACGTGGATGCACTTGTCCCCGACGAACACACGGCGGACGACGACGAAGACGAACCCGTCGAACTGCTCGTTCAGCTCGCCGAGGACGGCGAAATCGAACCGTGGGACATCGACATCGTTGACGTAACGGACAAGTTCCTCGCACGCCTGGACGAGGCCGACCTTCGAACGTCGGGGCGGGCGCTCTTTTACGCCAGCGTTCTCCTCCGGATGAAAAGCGACGCATTGCTCGCCGACGACGAACCCGAGGAGGAGGAACTCGACCCGTGGGAAGCACCCATGGCGATGGACGCCTCCATGGACGACGGCGGGTTCGACCCCGTCGCGTCGCTCGAAGACGAGATGGAACGCCGACTCGACCGGAAACACGCTCGTGGTAATCCCGAAACGTTGGACGAACTCGTCCGTGACCTGCGTGAACGCGAGCGCGGGTCGTGGTGGAAGGAATCGCGAACCTACGACACCAGCGACTCCCCGCAGGGGTTCCGCCGGGGAACACAAACCTTGGACTACCACTCGGGTGACGACATGCGATTCGACGACGAACCGACCGAATCGGAGGTGACCGGCACGACTCACGACGAAGACATCGAGGCGGTCATCGACGACGTGCAATCGGCACTCGTTACACAGTATGAAGCAGGGAGAACGGAAGTGCTCTACGCCGAAATCGAGGGTGTCGGCCCCAGCAGGGTCGAAACCTATCTCGCACTGCTGTTTCTCGCTCATCGCAGTTTTCTCACGCTCGACCAGGACGACCTCTTCGGTGACCTCTGGGTGCAGGACGCTCGCGATGCGGAAGAAGAGCAACCGCCGGAACTGCTCGCGGATTGA
- a CDS encoding sugar porter family MFS transporter, whose amino-acid sequence METSTDSNTNTNRFVYITATIAALNGLLFGFDTGVISGALLYIKRTFELSPAMQEVVVSATLVGAILGAAVGGRLADRLGRRRLMITGAGVFFVGSLLMGLAPNVPWLVAGRFVVGVAIGVASMAGPLYISEIAPPKIRGSLVSLNQLAVTTGILLAYLVNYAFAGPGGWRWMLGAGVVPAMVLGVGMLFMPESPRWLIERGRNEDARSVLSRTRTDEQIERELRDIRRTEEVEEDGLSTLLQSWVRPALVVGVGLAVLQQITGINTVIYYAPTIFESTGFEASASILATVGVGLVNVTMTIVAVLLIDRVGRRPLLLVGLTGMTLALTGLAAAFVLPGLSGLVGWVAVGSLMLYVGFFAIGMGPVFWLLISEIYPLQVRGSAMGVVTVANWASNLAVSFTFLSLVGAVGQSGTFGLYAGLSVLALLFVYTKVPETKGRSLEAIEADLRDGSSGAYSDATAETVEDAN is encoded by the coding sequence TTGGAAACTAGCACGGATTCGAACACGAATACGAACCGGTTCGTCTACATCACCGCCACTATCGCCGCATTGAACGGGTTGTTGTTCGGCTTCGATACGGGCGTCATCTCGGGAGCGCTCTTGTACATCAAACGCACTTTCGAGCTCTCACCGGCCATGCAGGAAGTCGTCGTCAGCGCGACGCTCGTCGGCGCGATTCTGGGGGCTGCGGTCGGTGGCCGACTCGCCGACAGATTGGGTCGCAGACGACTCATGATTACCGGTGCGGGCGTTTTCTTCGTCGGATCATTACTGATGGGTCTCGCACCGAATGTCCCGTGGCTCGTCGCGGGAAGATTCGTCGTCGGCGTGGCGATCGGCGTCGCGTCGATGGCTGGCCCGCTGTACATCTCGGAGATCGCGCCGCCGAAGATTCGCGGCTCGCTCGTCTCTCTCAACCAACTCGCCGTAACGACCGGCATCCTGCTCGCGTACCTCGTCAACTACGCTTTCGCGGGACCGGGCGGGTGGCGGTGGATGCTCGGTGCGGGCGTCGTTCCGGCGATGGTCCTCGGCGTCGGTATGCTGTTTATGCCGGAAAGTCCGCGCTGGCTCATCGAACGGGGGAGAAACGAAGACGCGCGCTCCGTGCTCTCGCGAACGCGAACGGACGAACAAATCGAACGCGAACTCCGTGACATTCGCCGTACCGAAGAGGTCGAGGAGGACGGCCTTTCGACCCTTCTTCAGTCGTGGGTTCGTCCCGCGCTCGTGGTTGGTGTCGGACTCGCTGTCCTTCAACAGATTACGGGTATCAACACCGTCATCTACTACGCGCCCACGATTTTCGAATCGACCGGTTTCGAAGCTTCGGCGTCGATTCTGGCTACGGTCGGCGTCGGTCTGGTCAACGTCACGATGACCATCGTGGCAGTTCTACTCATCGACAGGGTTGGACGACGACCGCTCCTCCTCGTCGGCCTGACCGGGATGACGCTCGCACTCACCGGCCTCGCGGCGGCGTTCGTCCTTCCCGGCCTCTCCGGACTCGTCGGTTGGGTCGCGGTCGGGAGTTTGATGCTCTACGTCGGCTTTTTCGCCATCGGGATGGGACCGGTGTTCTGGTTGCTCATCTCCGAAATTTACCCCTTGCAGGTCCGTGGCTCGGCGATGGGCGTCGTCACTGTGGCGAACTGGGCGTCGAATCTCGCCGTTTCCTTCACGTTCCTTTCGCTCGTCGGTGCAGTCGGCCAGTCGGGAACGTTCGGCCTCTACGCCGGACTGAGCGTCCTCGCGTTGCTGTTCGTCTACACGAAAGTACCGGAGACGAAGGGTCGCTCGCTCGAAGCCATCGAGGCGGACCTCCGCGACGGATCGAGCGGCGCGTATTCCGATGCGACTGCGGAAACGGTCGAAGACGCGAACTGA
- a CDS encoding pyridoxal-phosphate-dependent aminotransferase family protein: MNDGTLTMTPGPTAVPDDVREAMARPPMNPDVDPDFASYYETLLDKLARIYETDDEMVVLGGEGILGLEAAVTSLVAPGDDVLCLGNGLYGDGFSDFVEMAGGNPVSHSIDYTDGFDPDEIASLVAKNEFTAATMVHCETPTGLLNDFDGILPTLQEAGVLTIVDAVSSLGGTSVPVEHIDVCLGGSQKCFSSPPGLTTISVSDSAWEKVETTEQHSFYTSLEPWHDPDFSFLPYTHLVSNLYALEASIDRILDEGLTSVFARHEDAAEFCRRRGNELGLGSFPETESLCSPTVTAFEIEGSATTLQRRLQDDHDVLVATGLGEMADDILRVGHMGYNARESRVERTMDALESALG; the protein is encoded by the coding sequence ATGAACGACGGAACGTTGACGATGACGCCGGGACCGACCGCGGTTCCGGACGACGTTCGGGAGGCGATGGCGCGCCCACCGATGAACCCGGACGTGGACCCTGATTTCGCATCGTACTACGAAACCCTATTGGATAAGCTGGCGAGGATATACGAAACCGACGACGAGATGGTCGTTCTCGGTGGCGAGGGAATTTTGGGACTGGAGGCCGCCGTCACCTCGCTGGTCGCTCCCGGTGACGACGTGCTTTGCCTCGGAAACGGACTGTACGGCGACGGATTCTCGGACTTCGTGGAGATGGCGGGCGGAAATCCGGTTTCGCACAGCATCGACTACACCGACGGGTTCGACCCCGACGAAATCGCATCACTTGTCGCCAAAAACGAGTTCACCGCCGCAACGATGGTTCACTGTGAGACACCGACTGGACTGCTGAACGATTTCGACGGGATTTTGCCGACGTTACAGGAGGCGGGCGTCCTGACTATCGTGGACGCGGTGTCGTCGCTCGGCGGAACGTCGGTTCCAGTCGAACACATCGACGTCTGTCTCGGTGGGTCCCAGAAATGTTTCAGTTCGCCGCCCGGCCTGACGACCATCTCGGTGAGCGACTCGGCGTGGGAGAAAGTCGAGACCACCGAACAGCACTCGTTTTACACCAGCCTCGAACCGTGGCACGACCCCGATTTCTCCTTTCTCCCATACACCCACCTCGTCTCGAATTTGTACGCGTTGGAGGCCTCGATTGACCGAATTCTGGACGAGGGGCTGACGTCGGTTTTCGCTCGCCACGAGGACGCCGCGGAATTCTGTCGCAGGCGAGGGAACGAGTTGGGACTGGGCTCGTTCCCCGAAACCGAGTCGCTCTGCTCACCGACGGTCACTGCCTTCGAAATCGAAGGGAGTGCAACGACACTCCAACGACGACTTCAAGACGACCACGACGTTCTCGTCGCGACTGGACTCGGCGAGATGGCGGACGACATTCTTCGCGTCGGGCACATGGGCTACAACGCTCGGGAGTCGCGGGTCGAAAGAACGATGGACGCGCTCGAATCGGCGCTCGGGTAA